ggaagacggaacccggtatagggctgaaaggatttgggtaccaaaatttggagatatgagagaaatggtacttagagaagctcataaaaccagatactcaatacatcctggaacggggaagatgtacaaggatctcaagaaatatttttggtggtcgggtatgaaagccgatgttgctaaatacgtaggagaatgtttgacgtgttctaaggtcaaagctgagcatcataaaccatcaggtctacttcaacaacccgaaattccggaatggaaatgggaaaacattaccatggatttcatcactaaattgccaaggactgcaagtggttttgatactatttgggtaatagttgatcgtctcaccaagtcagcacacttcctgccaataagagaagatgacaagaaggagaagttagcacgactgtatttgaaggaagtcgtctccagacatggaataccaatctctattatctctgatagggatggcagatttatttcaagattctggcagacattacagcaagcattaggaactcgtctagacatgagtactgcctatcatccacaaactgatgggcagagcgaaaggacgatacaaacacttgaagacatgctacaagcatgtgttattgatttcagaaacagttgggatcgacatctaccgttagcagaattttcctacaacaacagctaccattcaagcattgagatggcgccgtttgaagcactttatggtagaaagtgcaggtctccgatttgttggagtgaagtgggggatagacagattacgggtccggagattatacaagaaactaccgagaagatcatccaaattcaacaacggttgaaaaccgcccaaagtcgacaaaagagctacgctgacattaaaagaaaagatatagaatttgaaattggagagatggtcatgcttaaagttgcaccttggaaaggcgttgttcgatttggtaaacgagggaaattaaatccaaggtatattggaccattcaagattattgatcgtgtcggacctgtagcttaccgacttgagttacctcaacaactcgcggctgtacataacactttccacgtctcgaatttgaagaaatgttttgctaaagaagatctcactattccgttagatgaaatccaaatcaacgaaaaacttcaattcatcgaagaacccgtcgaaataatggatcgtgaggttaagagacttaagaaaaacaagatacctattgttaaggttcgatggaatgctcgtagaggacccgagttcacctgggagcgtgaagatcagatgaagaagaaatacccgcatttatttccagaagatacgtcaacacctccaactgcttaaaatttcgggacgaaatttatttaacgggtaggtactgtagtgacccgaacttttccatgtttatatatattaattgagattgatatttacatgattaaatgtttccaacatgttaagcaatcaaatttgttaagacttgattaattgaaataggtttcatatagacaattgaccacccaagttgaccggcgattcacgaacgttaaaacttgtaaaaactatatgatgacatatatatggttatatatatagttaacatgatattattataagtaaacatatcattaagtatattaacaatgaactacatatgtaaaaacaagactactaacttaatgattttgaaacgagacatatatgtaacgattatcgttgtaacgacatttaatgtatatatatcatattaagagatatttgtacatcataatatcatgataatataataattttaaatctcttttgatattataaacattgggttaacaacatttaacaagatcgttaacctaaaggtttcaaaacaacatttacatgtaacgactaacgatgacttaacgactcagttaaaatgtatatacatgtagtgttttaatatgtattcatacacttttgaaagatttcaagacacttatcaaaatacttctacttaacaaaaatgcttacaattacatcctcgttcagtttcatcaacaattctactcgtatgcacccgtattcgtactcgtacaatacacagcttttagatgtatgtactattggtatatacactccaatgatcagctcttagcagcccatgtgagtcacctaacacatgtgggaaccatcatttggcaactagcatgaaatatctcataaaattacaaaaatatgagtaatcattcatgacttatttacatgaaaataaaattacatatcatttatatctaatccatacaccaacgaccaaaaacacctacaaacactttaattcttcaattttcttcatctaattgatctctctcaagttctatcttcaagttctaagtgttcttcataaattccaaaagttctagtttcataaaatcaagaatactttcaaatttgctagctcacttccaatcttgtaaggtgatcatccaacctcaagaaatctttgtttcttacagtaggttatcattctaatacaaggtaataatcatattcaaactttggttcaatttctataactataacaatcttatttcaagtgatgatcttacttgaacttgttttcgtgtcatgattctgcttcaagaacttcgagccatccaaggatccgttgaagctagatccatttttctattttccagtaggtttatccaaggaacttaaggtagtaatgatgttcataacatcattcgattcatacatataaagctatcttattcgaaggtttaaacttgtaatcactagaacatagtttagttaattctaaacttgtttgcaaacaaaagttaatcattctaacttgacttttaaaatcaactaaacacatgttctatatctatatgatatgctaacttaatgatttaaaacctgaaaacacgaaaaacaccgtaaaaccggatttacgccgtcgtagtaacaccgcgggctgttttgggttagttaattaaaaactatgataaacttttatttaaaagttgttattctgagaaaatgatttttattatgaacatgaaactatatccaaaaattatggttaaactcaaagtggaagtatgtttcctaaaatggtcatctagacgtcgttctttcgactgaaatgactacctttacaaaaacgacttgtaacttatttttccgactataaacctatactttttctgtttagattcataaaatagagttcaatatgaaaccatagcaatttgattcactcaaaacggatttaaaatgaagaagttatgggtaaaacaagattggataatttttctcattttagctacgtgaaaattggtaacaaatctattccaaccataacttaatcaacttgtattgtatattatgtaatcttgagataccatagacacgtatacaatgtttcgacctatcatgtcgacacatctatatatatttcggaacaaccatagacactctatatgtgaatgttggagttagctatacagggttgaggttgattccaaaatatatatagtttgagttgtgatcaatactgagatacgtatacactgggtcgtggattgattcaagataatatttatcgatttatttctgtacatctaattgtggacaactagttgtaggttactaacgaggacagctgacttaataaacttaaaacatcaaaatatattaaaagtgttgtaaatatattttgaacatactttgatatatatatatatatatattgttataggttcgtgaatcaaccagtggccaagtcttacttcccgacgaagtaaaaatctgtgaaagtgagttatagtcccacttttaaaatctaatatttttgggatgagaatacatgcaggttttataaatgatttacaaaatagacacaagtacgcgaaactacattctatggttgaattatcgaaattgaatatgcccctttttattaagtctggtaatctaagaattagggaacagacaccctaattgacgcgaatcctaaagatagatctattgggcctaacaaaccccatccaaagtaccggatgctttagtacttcaaaatttatatcatatccgaagggtgtcccggaatgatggggatattcttatatatgcatcttgttaatgtcgattaccaggtgttcaccatatgaatgatttttatctctatgtatgggatgtgtattgaaatatgaaatcttgtggtctattattatgatttgatatatataggttaaacctataactcaccaacatttttgttgacgttttaagcatgtttattctcaggtgattattaagacttccgctgtcgcatacttaaataaggacgagatttggagtccatgcttgtatgatattgtgtaaaaactgcattcaagaaacttattttattgtaacatatttgtattgtaaaccattatgtaatggtcgtgtgtaaaaaggatattttagattatcattatttgataatctacgtaaagctttttaaacctttattgatgaaataaaggttatggtttgttttaaaatgaatgcagcctttgaaaaacgtctcatatagaggtcaaaacctcgcaacgaaatcaattaatatggaacgtttttaatcaataagaacgggacatttcacatatgtcatcatcaaaacacttattgttatgggttaaggttagtatagtcattaagcataaacCCATGTTAACCCACATTATCCCTCAACACACTTTTTCCACATTAACAAACAACGAAGGACCACAGACTTCGACAAACACAAAAGCGACACCCAATGGAGAAAGAGCGGAGGACGACTTACCAACGTGAATAACATTACCGAAATCATTCGCCATTTCCTTAATGTTCTCTGGCGAAAAGAAATTAGTCGGAATGCCAGAAATCTCAAGCCAAGTGTAATGAAAGAAACATTCGCAACGAGAAGAAAATGGCTCAATAACAACTAGGTCATCTGATCCAGGATGCTCAGCTAACAACTTATCCAAGTTTTCTGAATCCGAACAAACAACAATGAAACCATAAAGGCTCCATTTACAAACCTCGTTCACTAAAACACCCCTAAGTGTGAGGCACGCAACAAGCTTGGCGTTCGAAAAGGGTTGATGATCGACCAGAAGCACGCTCAACCTCAGTTTATTAGAAATATGGAAGTTAACATTTAAGTTAACATTTAAGTTAACCCTCAAAACCGGGTTACGAGAGCGACTCGAAGACTCCAAAATGGGACCAAAGCACTGCGATTTCTTAGCCCATCCAACAAAAATTGTATTTTCAAATAAAACTGACCCCCCCTTCAAGGCTTAAATTGCAGCACATGCTATGGATCTTGTTTCGTATTTAATAAAGGCATAACGTCGATCAGGCCACGATTTAAGCTCTAAAATAAGACCAAACTTACCGCAAGTGTTCTGAAGCACAACTTTGTCGAAACCAACCTTCAATCGCCCAATAAAGATGGAGCAATCAGAAGAAGAGGAGCTCACTGGTGTATCTTTGCTGGAACGAGAAAATCCAGGAGGTGACTCGTCACCGGAAAAAGCAGGGAGCAAAGTGGGAGGCAAAAAATTAGCCAGTGTGGGAGGCGTGGAGGAGGATCTATTTATCAGAGATGAAGGTGGGGGAACTATCGGACGGTCAATCAGAAATGGGTGGTTGGTGGCTGAGGATGGAGGTTGAGAATTTGAAAAATTATGGCGAAGGGGTTGACAATTGGGAGATTTGAAAGGATGAAGCATTTTCTTTTACTTGAAAGGACTTGAAAGGACTGAGTTTTTCTTTATGTTTATTGATTATTGATTTGACTTTAGTTGTCATTTTATAAATAACTTATATTATTCGTTAGAACCTATAGGCCTTCTAATGctatattttttatgtttattgattattgatatgaCGTTAATTGTCATTTTATAAATAACTTATATTATTTGTTAGAGCCTAAGGACTGGGGCGGAGGATAGCTTACACTGGGCGGGACACCTGACCCAGCTGGATTTAAAAGAAAATTacactaaaaaataaaaaaattacactaaaaaataatgttttttttattatttgcgCCATCTATAAATGAAAATTTTACTAAATTTTTGCATCTGTCCCATCTGTgatcgggttcaagttccgccactgcctAAGGGCCTTACTTCGTTCTAGGCACTTAAATTCTCGGGACCGGCTCTGGTATTTTGTATAGTTTGAATATACCATTTTTGTGATCTATGTATTTTACCtacatttttttaatattaaaacgTTTGATTATATAAATTACGTTTCTTTACATCTTAATAAATCAAGAGATTAAATCCAATGTGACGGCTCCTCATTAAATGCTGACATGGCATCCTACATGTCCATTTTTAATTGGTTCATAATATTAAGAGCTGATGACATGGAATTCCAGGTGGTCAAAATTTGAAATCCATTAACCCTAAATCGACAGTTTCAAATCCATTTCAAACGCTCTCGTCAATGAAATCAATTTACTCTCTTTTTTTTTACCagcaaaaagaattttattattaaaacctcCATAACAAGGCTCTAGGGAGAAATAACAAAAGATTACAACGGTTTTATAAGCCAATTATCCCAACGGATAGCGAGCTTTCCTCTATTACAAAGCCAATTAAAAGAAAAACTATGAATCAAATCAAATAGACAATTCTTCTTTAACGAGCGCGAACCAAATAAAACGTTGTTCCGATATCTCCAAAGATGCCAAAGATATGCGGCCATTATCACATACAATTTGATTTTCGAATCCGTATTGATTTGCCAACGTTGAAACCAATCAAACCAATTAACCCATGAGTCTAAGTTGCTGACATAGCTTTCATTAATCCATATCTTGATCTTACTCCACAATTCACGAGCCAAAATACAATTAAAGAGCACATGATTTAACGATTTGACTTGGCAATTACAAACAAGACAACCGATGTCATTTATATCCATCCGGCGAGATGAAATATTTAGACGAGTCGGAAGCCTATCCCAAGCTACTCTCCATAAAAAAAACTTTCACTTTTCGAGGCACTTGATTAAACCATGAAAATTTGACATCCGTAGAGGGAAGTAAAATGGTATCCAAACTCTTTCGCGTGCTGCTAATGTTAAAAATACCATCTTCCGATATACACCATTCCCATCTATCATCGATAGAATTAACAATAGTAGGACTGCCTATTTCTAAAATCATTTGATGAAGATAAGCTTCGTTCCGAGAACCAATATCGTTCCTACACCAATCCCATATCCAGTTTCCATTTACAAGATGCTCGGACAAACAACAATCTGGGTTACTTTCGAGATGATACAACCTGTGATACTTAGTACTTAAGGAGCCATCACCTCTCCAATTGTATTTCCATAATTTAACGGACGATTCATTTCCAATTTTCACCCGAAGCGTGTTACTAGGAATCAGACCATTAGATTTTAGATTTCAAAAAAAGTTTGACAATGGATAACCATGTAGAGGAACCATTCGAATAACATTCATCAAGGCCACCTTGATGACCGTAAATGGCACGAATTACCTTACACCAATTTGAGTCTTCAGATGAAACAAATCTCCACACCCATTTAAAGAGAAGAGCAAAATTAAATGCTCTCACACTACCCACATTTAAACTGCCATGATCAATAGAAGCTAAGGTTTGATTCCAACTAATCCAATGAATTTTCTTTATATCCGAAGTTGAACCCCAAAAGAAACCCGCTCTCAACCTTtcgatttcattcaagattgaatcAGGGCATTTGAATAGAGAAAGGTAATAGATGCCTAAAGAACCCAAAACCATGCGGATGAGAGTTAACCGAGAAAGAACCTTTAGAGCAGTTGGCAAACGAAACAAATTCATCGAGTTCCAAGTTTGAAACTCCCACACCAAAAAGAGACGATTTAGAAACGTTAAGGACAATCCTGACCAAGAAAAAAATGAGTCAAAAATACGAATCATACCCGCGAGCTCGTCTCTACTCCACTTAGAAATGATAACAGCATCGTCTGCATACAATAAGTGAGAAACCTTAACCGTACCCGAGCCAATCGAAGAACCTGATAAAcgatgaaaggatccgttca
The window above is part of the Rutidosis leptorrhynchoides isolate AG116_Rl617_1_P2 chromosome 1, CSIRO_AGI_Rlap_v1, whole genome shotgun sequence genome. Proteins encoded here:
- the LOC139891124 gene encoding uncharacterized protein; its protein translation is MPKGAGSAFITLILKVSNPAFIKDYRPISLISVTYKIITKILTSRLANVIDKVIGHEQTAFIANHQILDGPLILNETIGWYKKRKEKLMIFKIDFEKAYHSVRWDFLYYMLGLLGFGVKWRSWIHMCLYSARTSILINGSPTKEFLIKCGLLQGDPLSPFLFLIVMEDLNLCIKREIASGSSIGSGTVKVSHLLYADDAVIISKWSRDELAGMIRIFDSFFSWSGLSLTFLNRLFLVWEFQTWNSMNLFRLPTALKVLSRLTLIRMVLGSLGIYYLSLFKCPDSILNEIERLRAGFFWGSTSDIKKIHWISWNQTLASIDHGSLNVGSVRAFNFALLFKWVWRFVSSEDSNWCKVIRAIYGHQGGLDECYSNGSSTCNTLRVKIGNESSVKLWKYNWRGDGSLSTKYHRLYHLESNPDCCLSEHLVNGNWIWDWCRNDIGSRNEAYLHQMILEIGSPTIVNSIDDRWEWCISEDGIFNISSTRKSLDTILLPSTDVKFSWFNQVPRKVKVFFMESSLG